In Leopardus geoffroyi isolate Oge1 chromosome D1, O.geoffroyi_Oge1_pat1.0, whole genome shotgun sequence, a single window of DNA contains:
- the BSCL2 gene encoding seipin isoform X6 has protein sequence MVNDPPVPALLWAQEVGHVLAGRARKLLLQFGVLFCTILLLLWVSVFLYGSFYYSYMPTVSHLSPVHFYYRTDCDSSTSLLCSFPVANVSLAKGGRDRVLMYGQPYRVTLELELPESPVNQDLGMFLVTISCYTRGGRIISTSSRSVMLHYRSNLLQMLDTLVFSSLLLFGFAEQKQLLEVELYPEYRENSYVPTTGAIIEIHSKRVQMYGAYLRIHAHFTGLRYLLYNFPMTCAFIGIASNFTFLSVIVLFSYMQWVWGGIWPRHRLSLQVNVRKRDSSRKAVQRRISAHPPGPQGQEESTQLSDITEDVGESPEDPPGAEGQLLEEEKPDQQPLTGEEELEPEASDGSGSWEDAALLTEANLPAPASASASASASASAPAPAPETLGSSEPSMGNLRQRPTCSSS, from the exons ATGGTCAATGACCCACCAGTACCCGCCTTGCTGTGGGCCCAGGAGGTGGGCCACGTCTTGGCGGGTCGTGCCCGCAAGCTGCTGCTGCAGTTTGGGGTGCTCTTCTGTACCATCCTTCTCCTGCTCTGGGTGTCTGTCTTCCTCTACGGCTCTTTCTACTATTCCTACATGCCGACAGTCAGCCACCTCAGCCCTGTGCATTTCTACTACAG GACTGACTGTGATTCCTCCACCTCCTtactctgctccttccctgttgcCAATGTCTCGCTGGCTAAGGGTGGACGTGATCGG GTGCTGATGTATGGACAGCCGTACCGCGTCACCTTAGAGCTTGAGCTGCCAGAGTCCCCTGTGAATCAAGACTTGGGCATGTTCTTAGTCACCATTTCATGCTACACCAGAGGTGGCCGAATCATCTCCACTTCTTCACGCTCC GTGATGTTGCATTACCGCTCAAACCTGCTCCAGATGCTTGACACACTGGTCTTCTCTAGCCTCCTGCTGTTTGGCTTTGCAGAGCAGAAGCAGCTCCTGGAGGTGGAGCTCTACCCGGAATACAGAGAGAACTCG TATGTGCCGACCACCGGCGCGATCATCGAGATCCACAGCAAGCGCGTCCAGATGTACGGAGCCTACCTCCGCATCCACGCCCACTTCACCGGGCTCAG GTACTTGCTGTACAACTTCCCGATGACCTGTGCCTTCATCGGCATCGCCAGCAACTTCACGTTCCTCAGCGTCATCGTGCTCTTCAGCTACATGCAGTGGGTGTGGGGGGGCATCTGGCCCCGCCACCGCTTGTCTCTGCAG GTAAACGTCCGGAAAAGAGACAGTTCCCGGAAGGCAGTGCAGCGAAGAATCTCTGCCCACCCTCCAG GGCCCCAAGGCCAGGAGGAGTCAACACAGCTGTCAGACATCACAGAGGACGTTGGCGAGAGCCCTGAAGACCCCCCAGGGGCAG AGGGTCAGCTCTTGGAGGAGGAGAAACCCGATCAGCAGCCCTTAACTGGAGAGGAGGAGCTGGAGCCAGAGGCCAGTGATG GTTCAGGCTCTTGGGAAGATGCAGCTTTGCTGACGGAGGCCAAcctgcctgcccctgcctctgcctctgcctctgcctctgcctctgcctctgcccctgcccctgccccggagACTCTGGGCAGCTCTGAACCCTCTATGGGCAATCTCCGACAGCGGCCCACCTGCTCTAGTTCCTGA
- the BSCL2 gene encoding seipin isoform X3: protein MVNDPPVPALLWAQEVGHVLAGRARKLLLQFGVLFCTILLLLWVSVFLYGSFYYSYMPTVSHLSPVHFYYRTDCDSSTSLLCSFPVANVSLAKGGRDRRDGGYLGQVLMYGQPYRVTLELELPESPVNQDLGMFLVTISCYTRGGRIISTSSRSVMLHYRSNLLQMLDTLVFSSLLLFGFAEQKQLLEVELYPEYRENSYVPTTGAIIEIHSKRVQMYGAYLRIHAHFTGLRYLLYNFPMTCAFIGIASNFTFLSVIVLFSYMQWVWGGIWPRHRLSLQVNVRKRDSSRKAVQRRISAHPPGPQGQEESTQLSDITEDVGESPEDPPGAEGQLLEEEKPDQQPLTGEEELEPEASDGSGSWEDAALLTEANLPAPASASASASASASAPAPAPETLGSSEPSMGNLRQRPTCSSS from the exons ATGGTCAATGACCCACCAGTACCCGCCTTGCTGTGGGCCCAGGAGGTGGGCCACGTCTTGGCGGGTCGTGCCCGCAAGCTGCTGCTGCAGTTTGGGGTGCTCTTCTGTACCATCCTTCTCCTGCTCTGGGTGTCTGTCTTCCTCTACGGCTCTTTCTACTATTCCTACATGCCGACAGTCAGCCACCTCAGCCCTGTGCATTTCTACTACAG GACTGACTGTGATTCCTCCACCTCCTtactctgctccttccctgttgcCAATGTCTCGCTGGCTAAGGGTGGACGTGATCGG agagatGGGGGCTACCTTGGGCAGGTGCTGATGTATGGACAGCCGTACCGCGTCACCTTAGAGCTTGAGCTGCCAGAGTCCCCTGTGAATCAAGACTTGGGCATGTTCTTAGTCACCATTTCATGCTACACCAGAGGTGGCCGAATCATCTCCACTTCTTCACGCTCC GTGATGTTGCATTACCGCTCAAACCTGCTCCAGATGCTTGACACACTGGTCTTCTCTAGCCTCCTGCTGTTTGGCTTTGCAGAGCAGAAGCAGCTCCTGGAGGTGGAGCTCTACCCGGAATACAGAGAGAACTCG TATGTGCCGACCACCGGCGCGATCATCGAGATCCACAGCAAGCGCGTCCAGATGTACGGAGCCTACCTCCGCATCCACGCCCACTTCACCGGGCTCAG GTACTTGCTGTACAACTTCCCGATGACCTGTGCCTTCATCGGCATCGCCAGCAACTTCACGTTCCTCAGCGTCATCGTGCTCTTCAGCTACATGCAGTGGGTGTGGGGGGGCATCTGGCCCCGCCACCGCTTGTCTCTGCAG GTAAACGTCCGGAAAAGAGACAGTTCCCGGAAGGCAGTGCAGCGAAGAATCTCTGCCCACCCTCCAG GGCCCCAAGGCCAGGAGGAGTCAACACAGCTGTCAGACATCACAGAGGACGTTGGCGAGAGCCCTGAAGACCCCCCAGGGGCAG AGGGTCAGCTCTTGGAGGAGGAGAAACCCGATCAGCAGCCCTTAACTGGAGAGGAGGAGCTGGAGCCAGAGGCCAGTGATG GTTCAGGCTCTTGGGAAGATGCAGCTTTGCTGACGGAGGCCAAcctgcctgcccctgcctctgcctctgcctctgcctctgcctctgcctctgcccctgcccctgccccggagACTCTGGGCAGCTCTGAACCCTCTATGGGCAATCTCCGACAGCGGCCCACCTGCTCTAGTTCCTGA